The proteins below come from a single Thermomicrobiales bacterium genomic window:
- a CDS encoding DNA replication/repair protein RecF has translation MTSPEPVILRKLELEQFRVYESLSLDVPSAGLRIIGANGTGKSSLLEAIELVSTTRPRRGALDSDLIAHTSGIDLGVPPYARVDATVWRSDTVVEIGVFIQRYEHRSGTKKVLKVADRSRRAGDVVGLVPTVTFSPDDLDLVLGSPSVRRRFLDIMLSQTDRRYLAHLSRYARILTQRNSLLKDVAASGGDSSDQFSYWDEQIIGLGSYILAARVRALRMIGTMATESFGNLTPLSGQFSLSYASTLDAVDGWWDSIADDSSDVIDAAQRVGVQYERQLTKGRAADIARGSTLIGPHRDDVLLQLNDRILSRFGSRGQQRLAVMALKIAELAHAEFATGFRPILLLDDILSELDPHHRDTLLGIVVRGGQTFITATEDSLVDREELRDLAAVRLTGVGRLER, from the coding sequence GTGACGAGTCCCGAACCAGTCATCCTCCGCAAGCTTGAGCTGGAACAATTTCGGGTCTACGAGTCGCTGAGTCTTGATGTACCGTCCGCCGGTCTTCGCATCATTGGTGCGAACGGTACCGGTAAGTCCTCACTCCTTGAAGCAATCGAGCTGGTGTCCACGACACGTCCGCGCCGCGGCGCGCTGGATAGTGACCTGATCGCGCACACCAGCGGCATAGATCTGGGTGTGCCCCCGTACGCTCGGGTTGACGCAACCGTGTGGCGGAGCGACACGGTTGTTGAAATCGGCGTGTTCATTCAGCGCTACGAACATCGGTCGGGAACGAAGAAGGTCCTGAAAGTTGCTGATCGGTCGCGGCGCGCTGGCGACGTCGTCGGGCTAGTCCCAACGGTCACGTTTTCGCCGGATGATCTGGATCTGGTTCTGGGCTCGCCGTCGGTGAGGCGACGCTTCCTTGACATCATGCTTTCGCAGACTGACCGGCGCTACCTGGCGCACCTCTCGCGCTACGCCCGGATTTTGACGCAGCGAAACAGTCTCCTGAAGGACGTTGCCGCGTCAGGTGGGGATTCCTCGGATCAGTTTTCCTATTGGGACGAACAGATTATCGGCTTGGGGTCATACATTCTGGCGGCTCGGGTTCGGGCGCTAAGGATGATTGGCACGATGGCAACTGAGTCATTCGGCAATCTTACGCCCTTATCAGGTCAATTCAGCCTTTCCTACGCCTCGACGCTTGATGCAGTAGACGGATGGTGGGACTCAATAGCCGATGATTCGAGCGACGTGATTGATGCTGCGCAACGGGTTGGCGTGCAATATGAGCGCCAATTGACGAAGGGGCGCGCCGCCGATATCGCGCGAGGATCGACGCTCATCGGGCCACACCGGGACGATGTCCTGTTGCAGCTGAACGACCGAATACTGTCTCGATTTGGTTCACGTGGGCAGCAACGGCTGGCCGTGATGGCGCTGAAGATTGCCGAGCTCGCCCACGCGGAGTTTGCCACCGGATTCCGCCCGATTCTTCTTCTTGACGACATCCTCTCTGAACTCGACCCGCATCATCGCGACACGCTCCTCGGGATCGTTGTGCGCGGTGGTCAGACGTTCATCACGGCGACGGAAGACTCGCTCGTGGATCGCGAAGAACTTCGTGACCTGGCCGCCGTTCGGCTCACTGGAGTCGGCCGTTTAGAGCGCTAG
- a CDS encoding formate--tetrahydrofolate ligase — translation MLTDIEIAHQATLKPITEIASKLNIHEDDLELYGRYKAKIDLKALQRPTERPLGKYVVCTAITPTPLGEGKTTTTVGLGQAMAHVGANAIIAIRQASLGPVFGIKGAAGGGHAQVIPMEDLNLHLTGDFHAVTAAHNLCSAFVENSLFQGNPLNIDPSTITWRRVLDVNDRSLREIVTGLGDGNGSPRETGFDITAASEIMAIFALATSIDDLRDRFKRIIIGQTKDKQPVTVEQLGIAGAMTVLMKDAIKPNLLQTLENTPALVHAGPFGNIAHGNSSVVSDQIGLRLADILITEAGFGADLGAEKNFNIKCRVSGLKPDAAVLVATIRALKAHSGRFKIIAGRPLDPGLSSENLDALRAGIGNLVKQIENVRSYGIPVVVAINHFPDDTEAEMELVRKVSMEAGAFDVAVSKVFAEGGAGGTDLARATLRAAEHGSNFKHLYELDTPIKSKIETIAKEMYGAGSVSYTPGAERAIRAYTKMGYDNLPICMAKTHLSLSGDPQLVGRPEGFDLLIREVRASAGAGFIYPIAGEMRTMPGLGKSPAGLRIDIDDDGEIVGLS, via the coding sequence ATGCTGACTGACATTGAGATCGCGCACCAAGCGACGCTCAAGCCAATCACCGAGATCGCGTCCAAGCTGAACATCCATGAAGACGATCTTGAGCTGTACGGGCGTTACAAGGCCAAGATCGATCTCAAAGCGCTCCAGCGTCCGACTGAACGTCCGCTCGGCAAGTACGTCGTCTGCACAGCCATCACACCGACGCCGCTCGGCGAAGGCAAGACGACGACGACGGTCGGCCTCGGTCAGGCAATGGCGCACGTTGGGGCCAACGCCATCATTGCAATCCGGCAGGCGTCACTGGGCCCGGTCTTTGGAATCAAGGGTGCTGCCGGTGGCGGGCATGCACAGGTCATTCCAATGGAGGATCTGAACCTCCATCTCACTGGCGATTTCCATGCCGTAACAGCCGCTCACAATCTCTGCTCGGCGTTCGTTGAGAACTCGTTATTCCAGGGCAATCCGCTCAACATCGATCCATCGACAATCACGTGGCGGCGTGTGCTCGATGTCAACGATCGTTCACTGCGCGAAATCGTGACCGGACTTGGTGATGGTAATGGCAGCCCCCGTGAGACCGGCTTCGACATTACAGCTGCTTCGGAGATCATGGCGATCTTCGCGCTCGCAACGAGCATCGACGATCTCCGCGACCGCTTCAAGCGCATCATCATCGGCCAGACGAAGGATAAGCAGCCGGTCACTGTCGAGCAGCTCGGCATCGCCGGCGCGATGACCGTACTGATGAAGGACGCGATCAAGCCGAATCTGCTCCAGACGCTGGAGAACACACCGGCGCTGGTCCACGCTGGGCCGTTCGGCAACATCGCTCATGGCAATTCGTCGGTCGTATCCGATCAGATCGGCCTCCGTCTCGCCGACATACTGATTACCGAAGCCGGCTTCGGTGCTGACCTGGGTGCCGAGAAGAACTTCAATATCAAGTGCCGTGTCAGCGGCCTCAAACCGGACGCGGCAGTACTGGTCGCAACGATCCGCGCATTGAAGGCGCATAGCGGTCGGTTCAAGATCATTGCCGGTCGCCCGCTCGATCCCGGACTCAGCAGCGAAAACCTGGACGCACTCCGCGCTGGTATCGGCAATCTCGTCAAGCAGATCGAGAATGTCCGCAGCTACGGCATCCCGGTTGTCGTGGCCATCAACCACTTCCCTGATGACACTGAAGCTGAGATGGAGCTGGTCCGGAAGGTGTCGATGGAAGCTGGTGCATTTGACGTAGCGGTCAGCAAGGTGTTTGCTGAAGGCGGAGCTGGTGGCACGGATCTCGCTCGCGCGACGTTACGGGCAGCTGAACACGGCAGCAACTTCAAGCATCTCTACGAGCTCGACACACCGATCAAGTCCAAGATCGAGACGATCGCGAAGGAGATGTACGGGGCGGGTTCAGTCAGCTACACGCCGGGTGCGGAGCGCGCGATCCGCGCCTACACGAAGATGGGCTACGACAACTTGCCGATTTGTATGGCCAAGACGCACCTGTCGCTCAGCGGTGATCCACAGCTCGTCGGACGTCCCGAAGGCTTCGACCTGTTGATCCGCGAAGTGCGTGCCTCGGCTGGCGCCGGTTTCATCTATCCGATTGCTGGCGAGATGCGGACAATGCCGGGGCTCGGGAAGTCTCCGGCCGGGTTGCGGATTGACATTGACGATGATGGTGAGATCGTAGGGTTGAGTTAG
- a CDS encoding bifunctional 5,10-methylenetetrahydrofolate dehydrogenase/5,10-methenyltetrahydrofolate cyclohydrolase has product MTALLLDGRPVSRALRDRAIDELRRFENSYQVTPGLAILLVGGDPSARAYLNAIVKAAAGVGIPAHVVELASSVSQNQLNRQVLELNHRDDVHGILVLQPLPPHLSRIEVADLLDPLKDIDGVTTFNAGRLFHDDRNVLAPSTPAGGMALLKHYQIPLIGRTAVVLGRSPVVGRPMASMLLAENATVTICHSRTPNPERYTREADIIICAVGRPGTLRADMIRPGATVVDFGVNFVDGKMVGDADATGVTEVAGALTPVPGGTGRVTTSVLLRNTIKAATLQYQRAAKTDAAEADHVVAEGE; this is encoded by the coding sequence ATGACTGCACTGTTGCTTGACGGTCGGCCGGTGTCACGTGCGCTACGAGATCGTGCAATTGACGAATTGAGGAGGTTTGAGAACAGCTATCAGGTCACACCTGGCTTGGCGATTCTCCTCGTCGGCGGCGATCCGAGTGCCCGTGCCTACCTGAATGCAATCGTCAAGGCGGCGGCTGGTGTTGGTATCCCTGCGCACGTCGTCGAGCTTGCCAGTTCAGTGAGCCAGAACCAGCTGAATCGCCAAGTGCTTGAGCTCAATCATCGCGACGATGTACATGGCATCCTCGTTCTCCAGCCGTTACCTCCACACTTGTCACGCATCGAGGTTGCTGACCTGCTTGACCCATTGAAGGACATCGATGGAGTGACAACGTTCAATGCTGGACGGTTGTTTCACGACGATCGCAATGTCCTCGCGCCATCAACTCCGGCTGGTGGAATGGCACTCCTCAAGCACTACCAGATCCCACTCATTGGCCGCACGGCGGTCGTGCTCGGTCGTAGTCCGGTCGTTGGGCGTCCAATGGCGTCGATGCTGCTGGCCGAGAACGCAACCGTAACCATTTGCCATTCACGCACACCGAACCCGGAGCGCTACACGCGCGAAGCGGACATCATCATTTGCGCAGTGGGCCGCCCGGGAACGCTGCGAGCGGATATGATCCGTCCGGGGGCCACCGTCGTCGACTTCGGCGTAAATTTCGTGGATGGCAAGATGGTTGGCGATGCCGACGCGACGGGCGTCACAGAGGTTGCCGGTGCCTTAACACCGGTTCCAGGGGGTACGGGACGGGTCACGACCTCGGTTCTCCTTCGCAATACGATTAAGGCGGCTACCCTGCAGTACCAGCGCGCTGCCAAGACTGATGCGGCCGAGGCTGACCATGTAGTAGCGGAAGGTGAATGA
- a CDS encoding cyclodeaminase/cyclohydrolase family protein, giving the protein MASTDRWEPVSSLPALEFNRRIADPDVFCGGGSVAALACAGAAASALLVFRLSYRRKSNADRRDEITAAIDALESLTERFYADADNDIASLQALLDAQRESRQTADRVPYFAALRRAALTPIAIAEGAIALIEHVIPHLPIATRFTISDLGAAATIAEGAARAALLTAEVNIELLRDDSDSVAVADELRARWDSARQRVSALVSDVERATREAVLGRELDGGSR; this is encoded by the coding sequence ATGGCCAGTACCGACCGCTGGGAGCCAGTCAGCTCGCTCCCAGCACTCGAATTCAACCGGCGTATTGCCGATCCGGACGTGTTTTGCGGAGGCGGAAGCGTCGCCGCGCTGGCGTGCGCCGGCGCGGCGGCGAGTGCTCTGCTCGTCTTTCGGCTGAGCTACCGCCGCAAGTCAAACGCCGATCGCCGGGACGAAATCACCGCTGCGATTGATGCACTGGAATCACTCACCGAGCGTTTCTACGCAGACGCTGACAACGACATTGCGTCGCTTCAGGCGCTGCTCGACGCGCAGCGCGAGTCCAGGCAAACCGCCGACCGCGTTCCCTATTTCGCTGCCCTGCGGCGAGCCGCCCTGACGCCGATCGCAATCGCCGAAGGAGCAATCGCGCTGATCGAGCACGTCATCCCGCATCTGCCGATAGCTACCCGCTTCACGATCAGCGACCTGGGTGCCGCCGCAACAATCGCCGAAGGCGCTGCTCGCGCAGCGCTTCTCACTGCTGAGGTGAACATCGAGCTCCTGCGAGATGATTCAGATTCAGTCGCCGTTGCAGACGAACTTCGCGCCCGCTGGGACTCGGCTCGCCAGCGGGTTTCAGCACTCGTCAGCGATGTCGAGAGAGCAACGCGAGAGGCAGTGCTCGGGCGAGAGCTGGACGGGGGATCGCGATGA
- a CDS encoding helix-turn-helix domain-containing protein, producing MDDLNGAPVRQSSGFAGLLRDMRDRRRLSQSRLAEAAGFDHSYVSRLESGNRMPTRDAVLKLGDAMALEESERDALLASAGFMPGRIESLFANEPVLSEVLACCRTAACRMRFATMFGV from the coding sequence ATGGATGACCTCAACGGAGCACCTGTCCGTCAGTCGAGTGGGTTCGCGGGTCTTCTGCGCGATATGCGCGATCGCCGACGTCTTTCACAGAGTCGCCTTGCTGAAGCGGCAGGCTTTGATCACTCGTATGTGAGCCGACTTGAGAGTGGCAATCGGATGCCGACTCGCGATGCTGTGCTGAAGCTCGGCGACGCAATGGCGCTGGAGGAGAGCGAGCGCGACGCGTTGCTGGCCTCTGCCGGATTTATGCCTGGCCGGATCGAGAGTCTGTTTGCGAACGAGCCGGTGCTCTCTGAGGTTCTGGCCTGCTGCAGGACGGCAGCGTGCCGGATGAGGTTCGCGACGATGTTCGGCGTATGA